The Drosophila mauritiana strain mau12 chromosome 2R, ASM438214v1, whole genome shotgun sequence genome has a segment encoding these proteins:
- the LOC117137923 gene encoding uncharacterized protein LOC117137923: protein MSLVADYSDSSESDEDSSSTFSENGETKSAAPAEKEKTPPPKLPSASQAFAQGAGKGDVFNNPFLEAELHKTASLERHVKMVDNDAHQKLKNGRKICWNFRRGRCRFGTSCQYAHDSDLSVDEAAEKSTLPDQSVPVVVEAAPGNSNRRKRPGLGDALEPGKRVMKSYKQHNPQNPFARH from the exons atgtCGCTGGTGGCAGATTATAGCGACTCCTCTGAATCCGATGAAGACAGCAGTAGCACATTTTCCGAAAACGGGGAAACAAAAAG TGCGGCACCAGCAGAAAAAGAGAAGACTCCTCCTCCCAAGTTGCCCAGTGCTAGCCAAGCTTTTGCCCAAGGAGCTGGAAAGGGAGATGTGTTCAACAATCCCTTCCTGGAGGCCGAGCTGCATAAAACCGCGTCGCTGGAGCGGCACGTGAAGATGGTCGACAACGACGCGCACCAAAAGTTGAAGAACGGCCGGAAGATTTGCTGGAACTTTAGAAGGGGACGCTGCCGCTTTGGCACCAGTTGCCAGTATGCCCACGATTCCGACTTATCGGTGGATGAGGCGGCGGAGAAGAGTACATTACCGGATCAATCAGTGCCTGTGGTCGTAGAGGCTGCACCGGGTAATTCCAACAGGCGTAAGCGCCCGGGTCTGGGCGATGCCCTGGAGCCGGGGAAACGGGTTATGAAGTCCTACAAACAGCACAATCCGCAGAATCCGTTTGCCCGGCATTAG
- the LOC117137019 gene encoding proton-coupled folate transporter, whose product MNEEPHAHENLVAKAQRSSFADAEVASTGSEENRSSGASAIAAGTELPGNPQASRPQSLRIYLLEPFILILLFAYNFSSTVLKNEVIYQSCTAGFGYPDSVCQLLGTKNVTNETKRIEEQVQPYAAQVTLAMRLVECFIPAFCGLFAGSWADHYGRKPLLMCSFLGYGLQYLISAAIAYCAMHTQGLVSPWWYVLSIIPLSCLGSSVTYSVAAVCFIADVSDGRVRSYRMIAYELAIYVGLLLGSLGSGYAYEATDAYIVFSISAVCIFTALFLMAFLLPESLPARNRTLSTPSTGTSVVSMLKTLWRTCSKPREHQNRFMLTTIMVVLLLTAFVSDGSNSVFYKFMRIKFHWTVKQFTEYETVGILVPAVAGSGGVLFIWSLRKCTNSAILWLALVSLLSHCSSSLMKGFALESWQIYVAIGLGVFKSLVNPMCRTMITNLLPADERGKIFALLGVLQALAPLISSTLYVAIYTRTLNTEPGIFNVFSAFLFGIGIILLGTVWHKKSRNLVYYEPVFK is encoded by the exons ATGAACGAGGAACCTCACGCCCACGAAAATTTGGTTGCCAAAGCTCAGAGATCCAGCTTTGCGGATGCGGAAGTTGCCAGCACAGGTAGCGAGGAGAATCGCAGTTCCGGTGCGTCAGCTATTGCAGCTGGTACAGAACTACCAGGCAATCCTCAGGCTTCAAGACCCCAATCACTGAGGATATATCTACTCGAACCATTTATTTTAATCCTTCTGTTTGCCTACAACTTCTCAT CAACCGTTCTGAAGAATGAAGTCATCTACCAAAGCTGCACGGCTGGTTTTGGGTATCCGGATAGCGTTTGCCAGCTGCTGGGCACCAAAAATGTCACTAATGAAACAAAG AGAATTGAGGAGCAAGTGCAGCCATACGCTGCGCAGGTTACACTGGCGATGCGATTGGTGGAGTGCTTTATTCCCGCTTTTTGTGGACTCTTTGCTGGCTCCTGGGCGGACCACTATGGACGCAAGCCCCTTCTCATGTGCTCCTTTCTAG GCTACGGCCTTCAGTATCTCATTTCAGCTGCGATTGCCTACTGTGCCATGCACACCCAAGGTCTGGTCAGTCCCTGGTGGTATGTGCTATCCATCATACCGCTCTCCTGCTTGGGAAGCAGTGTCACCTATTCGGTGGCTGCCGTCTGTTTTATTGCCGATGTCTCCGACGGAAGAGTTCGATCATACAG GATGATTGCCTATGAGCTGGCCATATATGTGGGCCTGCTCCTTGGTAGCCTTGGTTCTGGTTATGCATACGAGGCCACGGACGCCTACATTGTGTTCAGCATATCTGCAGTTTGCATTTTCACGGCTCTCTTTCTGATGGCATTCCTCCTACCGGAGAGTTTGCCCGCCAGAAATAGGACACTATCAACGCCATCGACTGGCACTAGTGTGGTTTCCATGCTGAAGACCTTGTGGCGCACCTGCTCGAAGCCTCGAGAGCACCAGAATCGCTTCATGCTCACTACCATCATGGTAGTGCTGCTCCTCACCGCATTTGTATCGG ACGGCAGCAACTCGGTGTTCTACAAGTTCATGAGGATAAAGTTCCATTGGACCGTAAAGCAGTTTACTGAGTACGAGACCGTTGGCATTTTGGTACCCGCAGTGGCTGGTTCAGGTGGAGTTCTCTTCATTTGGTCGCTCCGCAAG TGCACCAATTCGGCAATCCTGTGGCTGGCACTGGTGTCCCTGCTGAGCCACTGCTCCAGCAGCCTGATGAAGGGCTTCGCCTTGGAGAGCTGGCAGATATACGTGGCCATTGGGCTGGGCGTTTTCAAGTCGCTTGTGAATCCCATGTGCCGCACCATGATCACCAATCTGCTGCCGGCTGATGAGCGGG GCAAAATCTTCGCCCTGCTTGGCGTCTTGCAAGCACTTGCCCCCCTCATATCTTCCACCTTGTACGTTGCGATCTACACCCGTACACTGAACACAGAGCCGGGGATTTTCAACGTGTTTAGCGCCTTCTTATTTGGCATCGGCATTATTCTGCTGGG CACGGTTTGGCACAAGAAGTCGAGAAATCTGGTGTACTATGAGCCGGTTTTCAAATGA
- the LOC117137922 gene encoding DNA repair protein RAD51 homolog 4 gives MDLRLMILQTCTGKLLSEYQLNLLRKNNICSLIDFYDADEKKLHELWAINIQSVRELKKELSLLPKGSVHEGTPDFNYETGIEELDKLLHSVEQPFKPGRVWELCGQPGVGKTQVLYTLALNFVWKHSQAVLFIDTKREFSCKRIQDMLRARKVDAEACERAMKEIRVVQAATGADINDLLNSFDQQLTAETQASMQTKLVLIDSLAACFAYHRGRRMRDVRKSVLTELACRIRKLALRGVAFVIGNVSFFEKNKDSCGDDGEQDGDVEEVTRQQLEPMLGSYWSSVATLRLSVELPEEEDFTLQDDGLRFIYVISNSYGPDGEHCLLRITDAGVV, from the exons ATGGACCTCAGGCTTATGATTTTGCAAACGTGCACAGGGAAATTGCTATCCGAATACCAATTAAATTTACTCCGTAAGAACAACATATGCTCCCTGATCGACTTTTATGATGCGGATGAGAAGAAACTCCACGAGCTATGGGCCATAAACATACAATCAGTTCGAGAATTGAAGAAGGAATTGTCTCTGTTGCCAAAAGGTTCAGTTCATGAAGGCACTCCGGACTTCAATTACGAGACGGGAATCGAAGA GTTGGACAAACTCTTGCACTCCGTGGAGCAGCCCTTCAAGCCAGGCAGAGTCTGGGAACTCTGTGGTCAACCAGGCGTAGGCAAGACTCAGGTGTTGTACACGTTGGCCCTAAATTTCGTATGGAAGCATAGCCAGGCAGTATTATTCATAGACACCAAGCGGGAATTCTCCTGTAAGAGAATACAGGACATGCTGCGCGCCAGGAAAGTGGATGCAGAAGCCTGTGAAAGGGCCATGAAAGAAATCCGTGTGGTGCAGGCTGCTACTGGTGCTGATATAAATGATCTGCTAAACTCCTTTGATCAGCAATTGACCGCCGAAACACAGGCTTCCATGCAAACGAAGTTGGTCCTCATTGATTCGCTTGCCGCTTGCTTCGCTTACCACCGCGGCCGAAGGATGCGGGACGTCAGAAAGTCAGTGCTGACAGAATTGGCTTGCAGGATCCGGAAACTTGCTCTCAGGGGCGTGGCCTTTGTCATCGGGAACGTGTCATTCTTTGAAAAGAATAAAG ATAGCTGTGGTGATGACGGCGAGCAAGATGGCGACGTTGAGGAAGTGACGCGACAGCAGTTGGAGCCCATGCTGGGATCCTACTGGAGCTCGGTTGCCACGCTCAGATTGTCGGTAGAGCTTCCAGAGGAAGAGGACTTCACCCTCCAGGACGATGGCCTGCGTTTCATTTACGTCATCTCGAACTCATATGGCCCTGATGGTGAGCACTGTCTGCTGCGCATCACGGATGCAGGTGTGGTCTAA
- the LOC117137018 gene encoding uncharacterized protein LOC117137018 isoform X2, whose protein sequence is MVEKASNAFTLEKLRNLQWEKVFHMFYIEPVVFMLLFSHTLSGTIQRNQVIYQTCTVIFHYNESDCKQLDVKNASAEINAIETELQPYVANLFLARTLLESIVPAFCGLFIGSWSDHYGRKPLLIVSMIGFSASFLMMAAICELSSYYVVNPWWYIMAAVPHSLLGGNCVFSVAAFCFISDITDCKSRPYRMIFMESLFFIGLTSGSLLSSFVYAAVGSAATIGISGCIVTFATLFIIFFVPESLHFHKEQETKNAIAANVEKECIDSKVPITACDLQLDRVAIDCPPNFMNDEEPGKEKRMELPTPATPAMSFDDDLLAKYVERLPQKAEERKRQEAEEQAKKAGLFSMVHIRDMISTCFKRRDHHARAIIWLVTLAMFLSIFVFDGVMTVMYLFVREKFHWTVRDYTFFETVSHLVPMIGALIGFLVLRKVFRLSVVTLALLAFFSEILNNLAKGFATMPWHMYLSVTLGVFRSISGPMCRTIVSNIVPPSDLGKIFSIKNVLQSFAPFVAAPLYTLIYKRSLTTYPGLFNFVSSFLYLLSFVFIGYVLRIKYRHKQHYAKVLK, encoded by the exons ATGGTCGAGAAGGCGTCCAATGCGTTTACACTGGAAAAGCTCCGAAATCTGCAATGGGAAAAGGTGTTTCATATGTTTTACATCGAACCGGTTGTGTTCATGCTGCTCTTCTCGCACACGCTATCGG GCACCATCCAGCGCAACCAGGTCATCTACCAGACGTGCACGGTGATATTCCACTACAACGAGAGCGACTGCAAGCAGCTGGATGTGAAGAACGCCAGTGCGGAGATTAAT GCCATTGAGACGGAACTGCAGCCGTATGTGGCCAATCTGTTCCTGGCCCGCACCCTCCTGGAGAGCATTGTGCCAGCCTTTTGCGGCCTGTTCATCGGCTCCTGGTCGGATCACTATGGACGCAAGCCCCTGCTCATTGTTTCCATGATAG GATTCTCGGCATCATTCCTCATGATGGCCGCCATCTGCGAGTTGTCCAGCTACTATGTGGTCAACCCCTGGTGGTACATCATGGCTGCAGTGCCCCACTCCCTGCTAGGCGGCAATTGCGTCTTCTCGGTGGCCGCCTTCTGCTTTATCTCGGACATCACCGATTGCAAGTCGCGTCCCTATCGCATGATCTTCATGGAATCGCTATTCTTCATTGGGTTGACAAGTGGATCTTTGCTGTCCAGCTTTGTGTACGCGGCTGTGGGGTCAGCGGCGACCATTGGGATATCCGGCTGCATCGTCACCTTCGCAACGCTCTTCATCATCTTCTTTGTGCCGGAGAGCTTGCACTTCCATAAGGAACAGGAAACGAAGAATGCGATTGCTGCAAATGTCGAAAAGGAGTGCATCGACAGCAAAGTGCCTATAACCGCCTGTGACCTCCAGTTGGACCGCGTGGCGATTGACTGCCCGCCGAACTTCATGAACGACGAGGAGCCAGGGAAGGAGAAGAGGATGGAGTTGCCCACACCGGCAACGCCTGCGATGAGCTTCGACGACGACCTGTTGGCGAAGTACGTGGAGCGGCTGCCACAGAAGGCGGAGGAGCGCAAGCGCCAGGAGGCGGAAGAGCAGGCCAAGAAGGCGGGCTTGTTCAGTATGGTGCACATCAGGGACATGATCAGCACCTGCTTCAAGCGACGCGATCATCACGCGCGTGCCATCATCTGGCTGGTTACGCTGGCAATGTTTCTCTCCATCTTTGTATTCG ATGGAGTGATGACAGTGATGTACCTATTCGTGCGCGAGAAATTCCACTGGACTGTGCGGGACTACACGTTCTTCGAAACGGTCAGCCACCTGGTGCCCATGATTGGCGCACTCATCGGTTTCCTTGTTCTGCGAAAG GTCTTTCGCCTGTCGGTGGTGACCCTGGCACTGCTGGCCTTCTTTTCGGAGATTCTGAACAATCTGGCCAAGGGCTTTGCAACGATGCCCTGGCACATGTACCTTTCGGTGACCCTGGGCGTCTTCCGCTCCATCTCAGGCCCCATGTGCCGCACAATAGTATCGAACATAGTGCCTCCCTCGGATCTGG GCAAGATTTTCTCCATCAAGAATGTTTTGCAGTCGTTTGCACCGTTCG TGGCGGCACCCTTGTACACCCTCATCTATAAGCGATCCCTGACCACCTATCCGGGTCTGTTCAACTTCGTCAGCTCGTTCCTGTACCTGCTTTCGTTCGTGTTTATCGG ATATGTCTTGCGGATCAAATACAGGCACAAGCAGCACTACGCCAAGGTTCTGAAGTGA
- the LOC117137018 gene encoding uncharacterized protein LOC117137018 isoform X1: MRLHWKSSEICNGKRCFICFTSNRLCSCCSSRTRYRVSYPPQCLSAPVLRIRHLEPITNSASCSGTIQRNQVIYQTCTVIFHYNESDCKQLDVKNASAEINAIETELQPYVANLFLARTLLESIVPAFCGLFIGSWSDHYGRKPLLIVSMIGFSASFLMMAAICELSSYYVVNPWWYIMAAVPHSLLGGNCVFSVAAFCFISDITDCKSRPYRMIFMESLFFIGLTSGSLLSSFVYAAVGSAATIGISGCIVTFATLFIIFFVPESLHFHKEQETKNAIAANVEKECIDSKVPITACDLQLDRVAIDCPPNFMNDEEPGKEKRMELPTPATPAMSFDDDLLAKYVERLPQKAEERKRQEAEEQAKKAGLFSMVHIRDMISTCFKRRDHHARAIIWLVTLAMFLSIFVFDGVMTVMYLFVREKFHWTVRDYTFFETVSHLVPMIGALIGFLVLRKVFRLSVVTLALLAFFSEILNNLAKGFATMPWHMYLSVTLGVFRSISGPMCRTIVSNIVPPSDLGKIFSIKNVLQSFAPFVAAPLYTLIYKRSLTTYPGLFNFVSSFLYLLSFVFIGYVLRIKYRHKQHYAKVLK, from the exons ATGCGTTTACACTGGAAAAGCTCCGAAATCTGCAATGGGAAAAGGTGTTTCATATGTTTTACATCGAACCGGTTGTGTTCATGCTGCTCTTCTCGCACACGCTATCGGGTGAGTTACCCGCCCCAGTGCCTCAGCGCCCCAGTCCTCCGAATCCGCCACCTAGAACCTATCACCAATTCGGCATCTTGTTCAGGCACCATCCAGCGCAACCAGGTCATCTACCAGACGTGCACGGTGATATTCCACTACAACGAGAGCGACTGCAAGCAGCTGGATGTGAAGAACGCCAGTGCGGAGATTAAT GCCATTGAGACGGAACTGCAGCCGTATGTGGCCAATCTGTTCCTGGCCCGCACCCTCCTGGAGAGCATTGTGCCAGCCTTTTGCGGCCTGTTCATCGGCTCCTGGTCGGATCACTATGGACGCAAGCCCCTGCTCATTGTTTCCATGATAG GATTCTCGGCATCATTCCTCATGATGGCCGCCATCTGCGAGTTGTCCAGCTACTATGTGGTCAACCCCTGGTGGTACATCATGGCTGCAGTGCCCCACTCCCTGCTAGGCGGCAATTGCGTCTTCTCGGTGGCCGCCTTCTGCTTTATCTCGGACATCACCGATTGCAAGTCGCGTCCCTATCGCATGATCTTCATGGAATCGCTATTCTTCATTGGGTTGACAAGTGGATCTTTGCTGTCCAGCTTTGTGTACGCGGCTGTGGGGTCAGCGGCGACCATTGGGATATCCGGCTGCATCGTCACCTTCGCAACGCTCTTCATCATCTTCTTTGTGCCGGAGAGCTTGCACTTCCATAAGGAACAGGAAACGAAGAATGCGATTGCTGCAAATGTCGAAAAGGAGTGCATCGACAGCAAAGTGCCTATAACCGCCTGTGACCTCCAGTTGGACCGCGTGGCGATTGACTGCCCGCCGAACTTCATGAACGACGAGGAGCCAGGGAAGGAGAAGAGGATGGAGTTGCCCACACCGGCAACGCCTGCGATGAGCTTCGACGACGACCTGTTGGCGAAGTACGTGGAGCGGCTGCCACAGAAGGCGGAGGAGCGCAAGCGCCAGGAGGCGGAAGAGCAGGCCAAGAAGGCGGGCTTGTTCAGTATGGTGCACATCAGGGACATGATCAGCACCTGCTTCAAGCGACGCGATCATCACGCGCGTGCCATCATCTGGCTGGTTACGCTGGCAATGTTTCTCTCCATCTTTGTATTCG ATGGAGTGATGACAGTGATGTACCTATTCGTGCGCGAGAAATTCCACTGGACTGTGCGGGACTACACGTTCTTCGAAACGGTCAGCCACCTGGTGCCCATGATTGGCGCACTCATCGGTTTCCTTGTTCTGCGAAAG GTCTTTCGCCTGTCGGTGGTGACCCTGGCACTGCTGGCCTTCTTTTCGGAGATTCTGAACAATCTGGCCAAGGGCTTTGCAACGATGCCCTGGCACATGTACCTTTCGGTGACCCTGGGCGTCTTCCGCTCCATCTCAGGCCCCATGTGCCGCACAATAGTATCGAACATAGTGCCTCCCTCGGATCTGG GCAAGATTTTCTCCATCAAGAATGTTTTGCAGTCGTTTGCACCGTTCG TGGCGGCACCCTTGTACACCCTCATCTATAAGCGATCCCTGACCACCTATCCGGGTCTGTTCAACTTCGTCAGCTCGTTCCTGTACCTGCTTTCGTTCGTGTTTATCGG ATATGTCTTGCGGATCAAATACAGGCACAAGCAGCACTACGCCAAGGTTCTGAAGTGA